The Inquilinus sp. Marseille-Q2685 genome has a segment encoding these proteins:
- a CDS encoding helix-turn-helix transcriptional regulator has protein sequence MQRIYDAAVSPGDWAPALNSTATAVGGLCGFLMAGNQPGRRIDLSVGVMANPGLLARFSSALETGPLPPWIETMAVGQARRISDMQSESDYARSEFYNEIVRPQDAFYGAFAQLESTSNQRSIIAFGRTRQARDFADGGVAAFQAVVPHLINALRLRQRLGEADLRAADADAVLDRIDLGVILVDDQARPVRLNSAAEAIVARSDGLSAGPAGLAAGRADETRRLRRAIAMAAAAGTGPTSTDAAVRAATAAARLQVSRPSGLRPLILTVIPIRNLSTSRQQGRVQRAAVFVADPNRTLDTPVGVLRELFGLTAAEAALAIEVGQGDGLQAVADRLSIATTTARTHLTRVFEKTGTNRQAELVRLLASCHQPALRGD, from the coding sequence GTGCAGCGGATCTATGATGCCGCGGTGTCTCCGGGCGACTGGGCCCCGGCGCTGAACTCCACCGCGACCGCCGTCGGCGGTCTCTGCGGCTTCCTGATGGCGGGAAACCAGCCAGGGCGCCGGATCGACCTGTCGGTCGGCGTCATGGCCAATCCGGGCCTGCTCGCGCGCTTCTCCTCCGCCCTCGAAACCGGCCCATTGCCGCCGTGGATCGAGACCATGGCCGTCGGCCAGGCCCGCCGCATCTCCGACATGCAGTCCGAAAGCGACTATGCCCGGTCCGAATTCTATAACGAGATCGTGCGGCCCCAGGATGCGTTCTACGGAGCGTTCGCCCAGCTGGAGAGCACGTCGAACCAGCGCAGCATCATCGCGTTCGGCCGCACCCGGCAGGCCCGGGATTTCGCCGACGGGGGCGTCGCGGCCTTCCAGGCCGTCGTTCCCCATCTGATCAATGCCCTAAGGCTGCGCCAGCGCCTGGGAGAGGCGGATCTGCGCGCCGCCGATGCCGACGCCGTGCTCGACCGGATCGATCTGGGGGTGATCCTGGTCGACGACCAGGCGCGGCCGGTCCGCCTCAACAGTGCCGCGGAAGCCATCGTGGCCCGCTCCGACGGCCTGTCCGCGGGTCCCGCGGGCCTTGCCGCGGGGAGGGCCGACGAGACGCGCCGGCTGCGCCGGGCGATCGCCATGGCGGCGGCCGCCGGAACCGGCCCGACCAGCACGGATGCCGCCGTCCGCGCCGCCACCGCGGCCGCCCGGCTGCAGGTCTCCCGGCCGTCCGGGCTTCGTCCCCTGATCCTGACGGTGATCCCGATCCGGAACCTTTCCACGTCTCGGCAGCAGGGGCGTGTGCAGCGGGCAGCGGTGTTCGTGGCGGATCCGAACCGGACCCTCGACACGCCCGTCGGGGTCCTGCGGGAGCTGTTCGGCCTGACCGCGGCGGAGGCGGCGCTGGCGATCGAGGTCGGCCAGGGCGACGGCCTGCAGGCGGTCGCCGACCGGCTGTCGATCGCCACCACCACGGCCCGCACGCATCTGACGCGCGTCTTCGAGAAGACCGGCACCAACCGTCAGGCGGAGCTCGTCCGCCTGCTGGCGTCCTGTCATCAGCCCGCGCTGCGCGGCGACTGA
- a CDS encoding outer membrane lipoprotein carrier protein LolA, producing MTIFRFIAAALAALFIAAGPAAAAVQPAQLTAQDRADLQRVEQYLGSLTTVQADFVQTTNNTDLYRGHFYLKRPGKMRLEYEPPISYMYIADGTWLTYYDADLRQRKDVPLGSTIADFITRANVKLSGDVTVTKVSRGNNLLSVQLVQTDKPEDGALTLNFTSNPMILQSWVSVDQQGNVTQVDLTGIQPGVQLDNKLFIVPRGKGNR from the coding sequence ATGACCATCTTCCGTTTCATCGCCGCGGCCCTGGCCGCGCTGTTCATCGCCGCCGGGCCGGCCGCGGCCGCGGTGCAGCCCGCGCAACTGACCGCCCAGGACCGGGCCGACCTGCAGCGGGTCGAGCAGTATCTGGGCAGCCTGACCACGGTGCAGGCGGACTTCGTCCAGACCACCAACAACACCGACCTGTATCGCGGCCATTTCTACCTGAAGCGGCCGGGCAAGATGCGGCTCGAATACGAGCCGCCGATCTCCTACATGTACATCGCCGACGGCACCTGGCTGACCTATTACGATGCCGATCTGCGGCAGCGGAAGGACGTGCCGCTGGGATCGACCATCGCCGACTTCATTACCCGCGCCAACGTCAAGCTGTCGGGCGACGTCACGGTCACCAAGGTCAGCCGCGGCAACAACCTGCTGAGCGTGCAGCTGGTGCAGACCGACAAGCCCGAGGACGGCGCCCTGACCCTGAACTTCACCAGCAATCCGATGATCCTGCAGAGCTGGGTGTCGGTGGACCAGCAGGGCAACGTCACCCAGGTCGACCTGACCGGCATCCAGCCCGGGGTGCAGCTGGACAACAAGCTGTTCATCGTGCCGCGCGGCAAGGGAAACCGCTGA
- a CDS encoding SDR family oxidoreductase, which yields MTARPAFPADPHELAGKRALVTGGGRGIGAAVAARLRRAGAHVLAVARSRPADLEESEPFVTADLTEAEGCTAVTEAVRARLGGVDIVVHVLGGSKAPAGGFAVLDDGEWQRALDLNLLPAVRLDRALLPGMLGRGAGVIIHLGSIQSRLPLPEATIAYAAAKAALSAYSKALSKEVGPKGVRVVRVAPGWVQTDGATGLIEELAARNGIDADGARKLLMASLGGIPIGRPAWPEEVAELVAFLASDRAAAIHGSEHVIDGGTIPVA from the coding sequence ATGACCGCGCGGCCTGCCTTCCCGGCCGATCCGCATGAGCTCGCGGGCAAGCGTGCCCTGGTGACCGGCGGCGGCCGCGGCATCGGCGCCGCGGTGGCGGCGCGGCTCCGCCGGGCCGGAGCTCATGTCCTGGCTGTCGCCCGCAGCCGGCCGGCCGACCTGGAGGAATCCGAGCCCTTCGTGACCGCCGACCTGACCGAGGCCGAGGGCTGCACCGCGGTGACCGAGGCGGTGCGGGCCCGGCTCGGCGGCGTCGACATCGTCGTTCATGTCCTCGGCGGCTCGAAGGCCCCGGCCGGCGGCTTCGCGGTGCTGGACGACGGCGAATGGCAGCGTGCGCTCGACCTGAACCTGCTGCCGGCGGTGCGGCTGGATCGGGCGCTGCTGCCCGGCATGCTCGGCCGCGGCGCCGGCGTGATCATCCATCTCGGCTCGATCCAGAGCCGCCTGCCGCTGCCGGAGGCCACCATCGCCTATGCCGCAGCCAAGGCGGCACTGTCGGCCTACAGCAAGGCGCTGTCGAAGGAGGTCGGGCCGAAGGGCGTGCGCGTCGTCCGGGTGGCGCCCGGCTGGGTCCAGACCGACGGCGCCACCGGGCTGATCGAAGAGCTGGCGGCCCGAAACGGCATCGACGCCGATGGCGCCCGCAAGCTGCTGATGGCGTCGCTCGGCGGCATCCCGATCGGCCGCCCGGCCTGGCCGGAGGAGGTGGCGGAGCTGGTGGCGTTCCTGGCCTCCGACCGCGCCGCCGCGATCCATGGCAGCGAGCATGTGATCGACGGGGGCACGATCCCGGTGGCGTGA
- a CDS encoding SET domain-containing protein yields the protein MFLVPTYVAPSAIHGLGVFAAAPIAKGTPIWRFEPAVDKVVPEEVVAALPEVPRRFFETYAYLSPDIPGGYVLNGDDARFLNHDDDPNTDNSGPVTLAARDIAAGEEITCDYLVCCLEERDGPLARRLEPAES from the coding sequence ATGTTCCTGGTTCCGACCTATGTCGCACCCAGCGCGATCCACGGCCTTGGCGTGTTCGCCGCGGCGCCGATCGCCAAGGGCACGCCGATCTGGCGGTTCGAGCCGGCGGTCGACAAGGTGGTGCCGGAGGAGGTGGTGGCCGCGCTGCCCGAGGTGCCGCGCCGCTTCTTCGAGACCTACGCCTATCTGTCGCCGGACATCCCGGGCGGCTATGTGCTGAACGGCGACGACGCCCGCTTCCTGAACCACGACGACGACCCGAACACCGACAACTCCGGGCCGGTGACCCTGGCGGCGCGCGACATCGCGGCGGGCGAGGAGATCACCTGCGACTACCTCGTCTGCTGCCTGGAGGAGCGGGACGGCCCGCTGGCGCGGCGACTGGAACCCGCGGAGTCGTGA
- a CDS encoding GNAT family N-acetyltransferase: protein MAEPTLEWRSAFGNDELNALHAECFGHPVLDDDWWGQVNRHSLGWASLRVAGRLAGFVNVAWDGGVHAFLLDTAVTASLRRQGHATRLVEEAVRQARAAGCEWLHVDFDPRLRGFYFDACGFQPTEAGLVRLR, encoded by the coding sequence GTGGCCGAACCGACCCTCGAATGGCGCAGCGCCTTCGGCAATGACGAGCTGAACGCCCTGCATGCCGAATGCTTCGGGCATCCCGTGCTCGACGACGACTGGTGGGGCCAGGTCAACCGGCACAGCCTGGGCTGGGCGAGCCTGCGCGTGGCCGGACGCCTGGCCGGCTTCGTCAATGTCGCCTGGGACGGCGGCGTGCACGCCTTCCTGCTGGACACGGCGGTGACGGCATCGCTGCGGCGGCAGGGCCATGCGACCCGGCTGGTCGAGGAAGCGGTCCGCCAGGCCCGCGCCGCCGGCTGCGAGTGGCTGCATGTCGACTTCGATCCGCGTCTGCGCGGCTTCTATTTCGACGCCTGCGGCTTCCAGCCGACCGAGGCCGGGCTGGTCCGGCTGCGGTGA
- a CDS encoding c-type cytochrome produces MTTRRIAGTTAGILGALLLLASGAWWFGESRWGRFEPLTPEQAFADGTLGLELAPLKYLLVAGTVSRHALEQQGGPAWPERFGFLPRSPGAEGRCAADAPGNLPVGFGVSNRLPGSASPVPVRFVGLTCAACHSTAVGDGPPILGAGTHTADVIGFADAFQNAVLDPGLTAGTILDAYDRQCPGEASGPAGWAGRQVEAFFIGEWLDGARTLARLNATKYELPFHGEEIGDPENIPTGPSRTRPFRSVVRNVLDLPGDGNVAYSKVPLVAMQENTPWSQFDGSIGDPVVRSMVAVFTSGASLAALDDPQIADNIRKAAAYTLRLGDDPPLPKLAEAFPTLPRPSAETMARGRAVYGQHCAACHGVPDGAHWTVSEPSPGEPSIAPLADIGTDPARMTFRHADMLPTALATLLPATGDDLAAQRQALQDRAGLAARGRDLAQADWWLQAIDRFDARARQFPAGHSLAFDPRKIAMRAGYLNAPLPFLWLRAPYLHNGSVPNLRGLIGLEDRPTRFCRGRAGYDPAAVGLAVVEPVDGHCPPQAGFLFDTEKPGNSNKGHEYPPRDAVPRPDLEALLAYLGTL; encoded by the coding sequence ATGACCACCCGCCGCATCGCCGGCACCACGGCCGGCATCCTCGGCGCCCTGCTGCTGCTGGCGAGCGGGGCTTGGTGGTTCGGCGAATCCCGCTGGGGACGGTTCGAGCCGCTGACGCCGGAACAGGCCTTCGCCGACGGCACGCTGGGCCTGGAGCTGGCCCCGCTCAAATACCTCCTGGTCGCCGGGACGGTCTCGCGTCATGCGCTCGAGCAGCAGGGCGGCCCGGCCTGGCCGGAGCGTTTCGGGTTCCTTCCCCGCAGCCCCGGCGCCGAGGGCCGCTGCGCGGCGGATGCCCCGGGCAACCTGCCGGTCGGCTTCGGCGTCAGCAACCGGCTGCCCGGCAGTGCGTCGCCGGTGCCGGTCCGCTTCGTCGGCCTGACCTGCGCCGCCTGCCATTCGACGGCGGTCGGCGACGGCCCGCCGATCCTGGGCGCGGGCACGCACACCGCCGACGTGATCGGCTTCGCCGACGCCTTCCAGAACGCGGTCCTCGACCCCGGCCTGACCGCCGGGACGATCCTCGACGCCTATGACCGGCAATGCCCGGGCGAAGCCTCCGGCCCGGCCGGATGGGCCGGCCGCCAAGTCGAGGCGTTCTTCATCGGCGAGTGGCTGGACGGAGCCCGGACCCTGGCCCGCCTCAACGCCACCAAATACGAGCTGCCGTTCCATGGGGAGGAGATCGGCGACCCGGAGAACATCCCGACCGGGCCCAGCCGCACCCGCCCGTTCCGCAGCGTGGTGCGCAACGTGCTCGACCTGCCGGGCGACGGCAATGTCGCCTATTCCAAGGTGCCGCTGGTGGCGATGCAGGAGAATACGCCCTGGAGCCAGTTCGACGGCAGCATCGGCGATCCGGTCGTGCGCAGCATGGTCGCCGTCTTCACCTCCGGCGCGTCCCTGGCCGCGCTGGACGACCCGCAGATCGCGGACAACATCCGCAAGGCGGCCGCCTATACGCTGCGGCTCGGGGACGATCCGCCGCTGCCGAAGCTGGCCGAGGCGTTCCCGACCCTGCCGCGGCCCTCGGCCGAAACGATGGCCCGGGGGCGCGCGGTCTACGGCCAGCACTGCGCCGCCTGCCATGGGGTGCCCGACGGCGCGCATTGGACCGTGTCGGAGCCGTCCCCGGGCGAGCCTTCGATCGCGCCTCTCGCGGACATCGGCACGGACCCGGCCCGCATGACGTTCCGCCATGCCGACATGCTGCCGACGGCGCTGGCGACCCTGCTGCCGGCCACCGGCGACGACCTCGCCGCGCAGCGCCAGGCGCTGCAGGACCGCGCAGGTCTGGCTGCGCGCGGGCGAGACCTGGCCCAGGCCGACTGGTGGCTGCAGGCGATCGACCGGTTCGACGCCCGGGCCCGCCAGTTTCCGGCAGGGCACAGCCTGGCCTTCGACCCCCGGAAGATCGCGATGCGGGCCGGCTATCTCAACGCGCCGCTGCCCTTCCTGTGGCTGCGCGCCCCCTATCTGCACAATGGCAGCGTGCCGAATCTGCGGGGGCTGATCGGTCTCGAGGATCGTCCGACCCGCTTCTGCCGGGGCCGGGCCGGCTACGACCCGGCGGCCGTAGGCCTGGCCGTGGTGGAGCCGGTCGACGGACATTGCCCGCCGCAGGCCGGGTTCCTGTTCGACACCGAGAAGCCCGGCAACTCCAACAAGGGCCACGAGTATCCCCCGCGCGACGCCGTTCCGCGGCCCGACCTCGAGGCGCTGCTCGCCTATCTGGGGACTCTGTGA
- a CDS encoding alpha/beta hydrolase domain-containing protein: MRGCIIRAAALSVLALGLPDIAQARLTTLTVERREAAAPAKPGAPAYEVLRGTFRGELDPADPANAIITDIRQAPRNARGRVEYSATFAIALPADPKQASGVLVYDVPNRGNGGVAADPDGHIRVVSGWQGDIPATDGLQTAEVPVASGPTGPAFARFTNMKAGTTSLPILVGFSRTGPGPGPATLDPRRARLFRQSADDRPAIPVPPRDWAFGNCSDSAFPGTPDPGWICLRGGFEPRFAYGLAYTGKDPKVLGIGFAATRDLNAFLRHAAADDAGTANPAAGLVRWTVATGTSQSGNFLKSFLNLGFNADEQGRIVFDGMNPNIAARQLPMNIRFGVPGGAATLYELGSEGTLWWTRYDDRARRRGTSSLLDRCRATGTCPKIIETFGAAELWGLRLSPGLVGTDARADLKLPADVRRYYFPGVTHGGSSIGGFSTTGDPAFPGSPACVMPGNPNPSAMTLRALRRALVDWVRSGKEPPASRYPTLAAGDLVDPTSRAMGWPAIPGAPRPDGKLNIFLDYDVGRGFRYQDLSGVPDFLPPRIRQALPSKVVRVDADGNEVAGVPSVQALVPLGTYTGWNVLAQGYGAGGGCSFLGGFIPFARTRAERIAAHDPRPSLQERYRDHAGFVARVKAAVAQQVAAGWLLPDDAATLAAQAEASDVLKD; the protein is encoded by the coding sequence ATGAGGGGTTGCATCATCCGCGCCGCGGCGCTGTCGGTTCTCGCCCTTGGCCTGCCGGATATCGCGCAGGCCCGCCTGACCACCCTGACCGTGGAGCGGCGGGAGGCGGCGGCCCCGGCCAAACCCGGCGCCCCGGCCTATGAGGTCCTGCGCGGCACCTTCCGCGGCGAGCTGGACCCGGCCGATCCGGCCAACGCCATCATCACCGACATCCGGCAGGCGCCGCGCAACGCCCGCGGCCGGGTCGAGTATTCCGCCACCTTCGCCATCGCCCTGCCGGCCGACCCGAAGCAGGCCAGCGGCGTGCTGGTCTACGACGTGCCGAACCGCGGCAACGGCGGCGTCGCTGCCGATCCGGACGGCCACATCCGCGTGGTCAGCGGCTGGCAGGGCGACATCCCGGCCACCGACGGGCTGCAGACGGCGGAGGTGCCGGTCGCGAGCGGCCCGACCGGGCCGGCCTTCGCCCGCTTCACCAACATGAAGGCGGGGACCACCAGCCTGCCGATCCTGGTCGGCTTCTCCCGCACCGGGCCCGGGCCGGGGCCGGCGACGCTGGACCCCCGCCGGGCGCGGCTGTTCCGGCAATCGGCCGACGACCGGCCGGCGATCCCGGTCCCGCCGCGCGACTGGGCCTTCGGCAACTGCAGCGACAGTGCCTTCCCGGGCACGCCCGATCCCGGCTGGATCTGCCTGCGCGGCGGCTTCGAGCCGCGCTTCGCCTATGGCCTGGCCTATACCGGCAAGGACCCGAAGGTGCTGGGCATCGGCTTCGCCGCCACCCGCGACCTCAACGCCTTCCTGCGCCACGCCGCGGCGGACGATGCGGGCACCGCCAACCCGGCGGCCGGGCTGGTGCGCTGGACGGTGGCGACCGGCACCTCGCAATCCGGCAACTTCCTGAAGAGCTTCCTCAATCTCGGCTTCAACGCCGACGAGCAGGGCCGGATCGTGTTCGACGGCATGAACCCGAACATCGCCGCGCGGCAGCTGCCGATGAACATCCGCTTCGGCGTGCCCGGCGGCGCCGCGACGCTGTACGAGCTGGGCAGCGAGGGCACGCTGTGGTGGACGCGGTACGACGACCGGGCCCGCCGGCGCGGCACCTCGAGCCTGCTGGACCGCTGCCGGGCCACCGGCACATGCCCGAAGATCATAGAGACCTTCGGCGCGGCGGAGCTGTGGGGCCTGCGCCTGTCCCCCGGGCTGGTCGGCACCGATGCCCGGGCCGACCTGAAGCTGCCGGCCGATGTGCGGCGCTACTACTTCCCCGGCGTCACCCATGGCGGGTCGTCGATCGGCGGCTTCTCGACCACCGGCGACCCGGCCTTCCCCGGCTCGCCCGCCTGCGTGATGCCCGGCAACCCGAACCCGTCGGCCATGACCCTGCGGGCCCTGCGCCGGGCGCTGGTCGACTGGGTCCGGTCGGGCAAGGAGCCGCCGGCCAGCCGCTATCCGACCCTGGCCGCGGGCGACCTGGTCGACCCGACCTCGCGGGCGATGGGCTGGCCCGCCATCCCGGGCGCGCCGCGGCCGGACGGCAAGCTCAACATCTTCCTCGACTACGATGTCGGCCGCGGCTTCCGCTATCAGGACCTGAGCGGCGTGCCCGACTTCCTGCCGCCGCGGATCCGGCAGGCGCTGCCGTCCAAGGTCGTGCGGGTCGACGCCGACGGCAACGAGGTCGCGGGCGTGCCCTCGGTCCAGGCGCTGGTGCCGCTGGGCACCTATACCGGCTGGAACGTGCTGGCCCAGGGCTACGGCGCGGGCGGCGGCTGCTCCTTCCTCGGCGGCTTCATCCCCTTCGCCCGGACCCGGGCTGAGCGGATCGCCGCCCATGACCCGCGCCCGTCGCTGCAGGAGCGCTATCGCGACCATGCCGGCTTCGTGGCGCGGGTGAAGGCGGCCGTGGCGCAGCAGGTCGCCGCCGGATGGCTGCTGCCGGACGACGCCGCCACGCTGGCGGCCCAGGCAGAAGCCAGCGACGTGCTCAAGGACTGA
- a CDS encoding gamma-glutamyl-gamma-aminobutyrate hydrolase family protein has translation MSASRPVVGIPACVKPLGAHPFHVVGDKYIRAVSEGADCLPFLIPALGAWHDVDAVLDRVDGLLITGSLSNVEPLHYAGEASEPGTLHDPDRDATTLPLIRRAIERGIPLLAICRGLQELNVVCGGTLHQHVERVPGRADHRADESKPVEVQYGPAHPVALAEGGALAALFGKAETTVNTIHAQGIDKLGAGLKVEATAPDGQIEAVRIEAAPYFGLATQWHPEWKFRENPDSTALFEAFGQAVRRYAADRDGRRAAAE, from the coding sequence ATGTCCGCATCCCGTCCCGTCGTCGGAATCCCCGCCTGCGTCAAGCCGCTCGGGGCCCATCCGTTCCACGTCGTCGGCGACAAGTACATCCGCGCGGTGTCGGAGGGGGCGGACTGCCTGCCCTTCCTGATCCCGGCGCTGGGCGCCTGGCACGATGTCGACGCGGTGCTGGACCGGGTGGACGGCCTGCTGATCACCGGCAGCCTGTCCAATGTCGAGCCGCTTCACTATGCCGGCGAGGCCAGCGAGCCCGGCACGCTGCACGACCCGGACCGCGACGCCACCACCCTGCCGCTGATCCGCCGGGCGATCGAGCGCGGCATCCCGCTGCTGGCGATCTGCCGCGGCCTGCAGGAGCTGAACGTGGTCTGCGGCGGCACGCTGCACCAGCATGTCGAGCGCGTGCCCGGGCGCGCCGACCACCGCGCCGACGAGAGCAAGCCGGTCGAGGTGCAGTACGGCCCGGCCCATCCGGTGGCGCTGGCCGAGGGCGGCGCGCTGGCGGCGCTGTTCGGCAAGGCCGAGACCACGGTCAACACCATCCACGCCCAGGGCATCGACAAGCTGGGCGCCGGCCTGAAGGTCGAGGCGACGGCACCGGACGGCCAGATCGAGGCGGTGCGGATCGAGGCCGCGCCCTATTTCGGCCTGGCGACGCAGTGGCATCCGGAATGGAAGTTTCGCGAGAACCCGGATTCGACGGCGCTGTTCGAAGCCTTCGGCCAGGCCGTCCGCCGCTACGCCGCCGACCGCGACGGCCGCCGCGCCGCGGCGGAGTAG
- a CDS encoding glutathione peroxidase has product MLARLLALVLIMIATPAAARPLDWSAVPLPKLEGGAFAPDAFAGKVVLVVNTASFCGYTRQYSGLQELWARHRDGGFVLLGVPSNDFGAQEPGSEGQIKEFCETTFGIDFPMLAKQPVTGADAHPLYRWAAQQDAAAVPKWNFHKLLIGRDGTLLAAFPSAAEPTGPEVTTAVDAALAR; this is encoded by the coding sequence ATGCTGGCCCGACTGCTCGCCCTGGTGCTGATCATGATCGCGACTCCCGCCGCGGCCCGGCCGCTCGACTGGTCCGCCGTGCCGCTGCCGAAGCTGGAAGGCGGCGCCTTCGCCCCCGACGCCTTCGCCGGCAAGGTGGTGCTGGTGGTCAACACCGCCTCCTTCTGCGGCTACACCCGGCAGTATTCCGGCCTGCAGGAGCTGTGGGCCCGGCACCGCGACGGCGGCTTCGTGCTGCTCGGCGTGCCGTCGAACGATTTCGGGGCGCAGGAGCCGGGCTCGGAAGGCCAGATCAAGGAATTCTGCGAGACCACCTTCGGCATCGACTTCCCGATGCTGGCCAAGCAGCCGGTGACCGGCGCCGACGCCCATCCGCTGTACCGCTGGGCGGCGCAGCAGGATGCGGCGGCGGTGCCGAAATGGAACTTCCACAAGCTGCTGATCGGCCGCGACGGCACCCTGCTGGCCGCCTTCCCCAGCGCCGCCGAGCCGACCGGGCCGGAGGTGACGACGGCGGTCGACGCCGCGCTGGCGCGCTGA
- a CDS encoding 2-hydroxyacid dehydrogenase, giving the protein MPETVLHLHPGMPEASLRPMRERYDLIEHSRASAAAGLLPEADRIRGVVTIGVIGIDRALIERLPKLGIIACYGSGYERIDVAAARERGVVVTSNTGANAACVADMAMTLLLASVRRLGEGDRYLRAGRWTRAAAPAELISTGLGGRRVGILGLGAIGEKVARRAAAFDMEVAYHNRKPKPGVPWTYHATLMSLAEWADILVVSCRSDESTRGIVNRPVLEALGPRGHVINIARGEVLDEPALIAALEAGTIAGAGLDGFEHEPEVPEALKRLENVVLTPHIASLTEAAHREMCRMTIESLDNFFAGRPLPNAV; this is encoded by the coding sequence GTGCCCGAAACCGTCCTGCACCTGCACCCCGGCATGCCGGAGGCGTCGCTGCGCCCGATGCGCGAGCGCTACGACCTGATCGAGCATTCCCGCGCCAGCGCCGCCGCCGGCCTGCTCCCCGAGGCCGACCGCATCCGCGGCGTCGTGACCATCGGTGTGATCGGCATCGACCGGGCGCTGATCGAGCGGCTGCCGAAGCTCGGCATCATCGCCTGCTACGGCTCGGGCTATGAGCGGATCGACGTGGCCGCGGCGCGCGAGCGGGGCGTGGTCGTGACCAGCAACACCGGCGCCAACGCCGCCTGCGTCGCCGACATGGCGATGACCCTGCTGCTGGCCAGCGTGCGCCGGCTGGGCGAGGGCGACCGCTATCTCCGCGCCGGGCGCTGGACCCGCGCCGCCGCGCCGGCGGAGCTGATCTCGACCGGGCTGGGCGGCCGCCGCGTCGGCATCCTCGGCCTCGGCGCGATCGGCGAGAAGGTGGCGCGCCGCGCCGCCGCCTTCGACATGGAGGTAGCCTACCACAACCGCAAGCCGAAGCCGGGCGTGCCCTGGACCTATCATGCGACGCTGATGTCGCTGGCGGAATGGGCGGACATCCTGGTCGTCTCCTGCCGCTCGGACGAGAGCACCCGCGGCATCGTCAACCGGCCGGTGCTGGAGGCGCTGGGGCCGCGGGGCCATGTGATCAACATCGCCCGCGGCGAGGTGCTGGACGAGCCGGCGCTGATCGCGGCGCTGGAGGCCGGGACCATCGCCGGCGCCGGCCTCGACGGGTTCGAGCACGAGCCCGAGGTGCCGGAGGCGCTGAAGCGGCTGGAGAACGTGGTGCTGACGCCGCACATCGCCAGCCTGACCGAGGCCGCCCATCGCGAGATGTGCCGGATGACGATCGAGAGCCTGGACAATTTCTTCGCCGGCCGGCCGCTGCCCAACGCGGTGTGA
- a CDS encoding GNAT family N-acetyltransferase: MSDLVLRPIREADLDAVRKLQADSFSALAGDSHSPAQIAAHVALIMAPDYAGELLSNNILVAEAPGGALVATAGWCRVPDDAAVARLRKVFVAPDRAGQGLGRRMVEAAEDAARAAGFRRFRVRANANAEAFYARLGYRPVGREEMPTAGGVALPTVIMVKG; this comes from the coding sequence GTGAGCGACCTGGTCCTGCGTCCGATCCGCGAGGCCGACCTCGACGCCGTGCGCAAGCTGCAGGCCGACTCCTTCTCGGCCCTCGCCGGCGACAGTCACAGCCCGGCGCAGATCGCGGCGCATGTGGCCCTGATCATGGCGCCGGACTATGCGGGCGAACTCCTGTCCAACAACATCCTGGTGGCCGAGGCGCCGGGCGGCGCGCTGGTCGCCACCGCCGGCTGGTGCCGGGTGCCGGACGACGCTGCCGTGGCCCGGCTGCGCAAGGTCTTCGTCGCCCCGGACCGGGCCGGCCAGGGCCTCGGCCGCCGCATGGTCGAGGCGGCGGAGGATGCGGCCCGCGCCGCCGGCTTCCGCCGCTTCCGGGTGCGCGCCAACGCCAATGCCGAGGCGTTCTACGCCCGGCTCGGCTACCGCCCGGTCGGGCGCGAGGAGATGCCCACGGCCGGCGGCGTGGCCCTGCCGACCGTGATCATGGTCAAGGGCTGA
- a CDS encoding nuclear transport factor 2 family protein, giving the protein MTLTLPQPIAAYVAADNAGNDAALAACFTGDAVVHDEGRTIRGIDAILAWKAESKRKYQYTVEPIAVAEAEGGAVLTGRVSGRFPGSPVDLRYAFGLRDGRIATLEIHG; this is encoded by the coding sequence ATGACGCTCACGCTCCCCCAGCCCATCGCCGCCTATGTCGCCGCCGACAACGCCGGGAACGACGCGGCGCTGGCGGCATGCTTCACCGGCGATGCCGTGGTCCATGACGAGGGCCGCACCATCCGCGGCATCGACGCCATCCTGGCCTGGAAGGCCGAGTCGAAGCGGAAATACCAGTACACGGTCGAACCGATCGCCGTCGCCGAGGCGGAGGGCGGCGCGGTCCTCACCGGCCGGGTCTCGGGCCGGTTCCCCGGCAGCCCGGTCGATCTGCGCTACGCCTTCGGGCTGAGGGACGGCCGCATCGCGACGCTGGAGATCCACGGATGA